The following coding sequences are from one Coffea arabica cultivar ET-39 chromosome 11e, Coffea Arabica ET-39 HiFi, whole genome shotgun sequence window:
- the LOC113718890 gene encoding probable methyltransferase PMT5 isoform X2, producing MRSPWFKKISIVFGPRPPLNWLLLCVVIVLLLVALLGSSSSSALKSVTSVAKSDTYRKLKQQATNDYLELRTLSAGANRIEVSLCGKDRENYVPCYNVSANLLAGFKDGEEFDRHCEVLQDRQHCLVRPPKDYKIPLNWPTGRDVIWSANVKLSKDQFLSSGTRTKRLMLVEENQISFHSDDGTDDVQDYSHLIAEMIGLTSDTEFHQAGVRTVLDIGCGFGSFGSHLLSLNIMAVCVAAYELMGSQVQLALERGLPAIIGNFISRQLPFPSLAYDMIHCSQCGIVWDDKDGLFLIEVDRMLKPGGYFVLTSQISRQYGSSVNPKKGSMSTPIEEFAQNVCWNLLAEQEETFIWQKTTDALCYTSRQKKVPLCKGEDTQPYYHPLSHCINGKNSKRWNPIQNRSSGSLSSTKLEIHGVHPEDFFEDLEFWRASLRNYWTLLSPLIFSDHPKRPGDEDPLAPYNMVRNVMDMNAHFGGLNAVLLEARKSVWVMNVVPMGAQDTLALILDQGFAGVWHDWCEPFPTYPRTYDLLHANGLLSHIASQGCSMIDLLFEMDRILRPEGWVILSDKLGPIEKARSLAIQIRWEARVIDLENGSDQRLLLCQKPFLRK from the exons ATGAGAAGCCCTTGGTTTAAGAAAATTTCTATCGTCTTTGGGCCTAGACCACCACTTAATTGGTTGCTTTTATGTGTTGTGATTGTCCTTTTGCTAGTTGCATTATTGGGGTCTTCTTCTTCAAGTGCCTTGAAATCTGTGACTTCTGTGGCAAAATCTGACACCTACAGAAAGTTAAAACAGCAAGCAACCAATGATTATCTGGAATTGAGGACTCTTTCTGCTGGGGCTAATAGGATAGAAGTTAGTCTTTGTGGAAAGGATAGAGAAAACTATGTGCCTTGTTACAATGTATCTGCAAATTTGCTAGCTGGATTTAAAGATGGGGAGGAGTTTGATCGGCATTGTGAAGTGTTGCAAGATAGACAGCATTGTTTGGTTCGTCCTCCCAAGGACTACAAAATTCCTTTGAATTGGCCTACAGGGAGGGATGTGATTTGGAGTGCAAATGTGAAATTGTCCAAAGACCAGTTTCTTTCATCTGGTACCAGGACAAAGAG GCTAATGTTAGTTgaagaaaatcaaatttcttttcaCTCGGATGATGGGACTGATGATGTCCAAGACTATTCCCACCTCATAGCAGAAATGATTGGACTCACTAGTGATACTGAATTCCATCAAGCTGGT GTTCGCACTGTTTTAGATATTGGATGTGGGTTCGGAAGCTTTGGGTCTCATTTACTCTCCCTCAATATAATGGCTGTTTGTGTAGCAGCATATGAATTGATGGGTAGCCAAGTCCAATTAGCCCTTGAGAGAGGTCTTCCAGCGATTATTGGCAACTTCATTTCAAGACAACTTCCGTTTCCATCACTAGCATATGACATGATTCACTGTTCTCAGTGTGGTATTGTGTGGGATGATAAAG ATGGATTGTTTCTTATCGAAGTTGATCGTATGCTTAAGCCTGGAGGTTACTTTGTTTTAACCTCACAAATTAGCAGGCAGTATGGAAGTTCTGTGAATCCCAAAAAAGGAAGCATGTCAACTCCAATTGAGGAATTTGCCCAAAACGTTTGTTGGAATTTGTTAGCAGAGCAAGAAGAAACATTCATCTGGCAGAAGACTACCGATGCTTTATGCTACACATCAAG GCAGAAGAAAGTACCTCTTTGCAAAGGAGAGGACACCCAGCCATATTACCACCCACTGTCACACTGCATAAATGGAAAAAACAGCAAGCGTTGGAATCCCATTCAAAACAGATCTTCTGGTTCTCTAAGCTCCACAAAACTTGAAATTCATGGA GTTCATCCTGAAGATTTTTTTGAAGACTTGGAATTCTGGAGAGCTTCTTTGAGAAACTATTGGACTCTGCTCTCTCCTTTGATATTTTCTGATCATCCAAAAAGGCCGGGTGATGAAGATCCATTAGCTCCATACAATATGGTTCGTAATGTGATGGACATGAATGCTCATTTTGGGGGTCTAAATGCTGTATTACTCGAAGCTAGGAAATCAGTTTGGGTGATGAATGTTGTGCCAATGGGAGCACAAGATACATTAGCTCTCATCCTTGATCAGGGTTTTGCTGGTGTCTGGCATGACTG GTGTGAGCCATTTCCTACATATCCTCGGACGTATGACTTGCTTCATGCCAATGGCCTTCTCTCACACATTGCTTCACAAGGATGCAGTATGATAGATTTACTATTTGAGATGGACCGTATCCTACGCCCTGAG GGGTGGGTTATTCTTTCTGATAAATTGGGCCCCATAGAAAAAGCACGTAGTCTAGCTATACAGATTCGCTGGGAGGCCAGAGTAATTGATCTTGAGAACGGCAGTGACCAGCGCTTACTTTTATGCCAAAAGCCATTTCTAAGAAAATGA
- the LOC113718890 gene encoding probable methyltransferase PMT5 isoform X1 produces MRSPWFKKISIVFGPRPPLNWLLLCVVIVLLLVALLGSSSSSALKSVTSVAKSDTYRKLKQQATNDYLELRTLSAGANRIEVSLCGKDRENYVPCYNVSANLLAGFKDGEEFDRHCEVLQDRQHCLVRPPKDYKIPLNWPTGRDVIWSANVKLSKDQFLSSGTRTKRLMLVEENQISFHSDDGTDDVQDYSHLIAEMIGLTSDTEFHQAGVRTVLDIGCGFGSFGSHLLSLNIMAVCVAAYELMGSQVQLALERGLPAIIGNFISRQLPFPSLAYDMIHCSQCGIVWDDKDGLFLIEVDRMLKPGGYFVLTSQISRQYGSSVNPKKGSMSTPIEEFAQNVCWNLLAEQEETFIWQKTTDALCYTSSRQKKVPLCKGEDTQPYYHPLSHCINGKNSKRWNPIQNRSSGSLSSTKLEIHGVHPEDFFEDLEFWRASLRNYWTLLSPLIFSDHPKRPGDEDPLAPYNMVRNVMDMNAHFGGLNAVLLEARKSVWVMNVVPMGAQDTLALILDQGFAGVWHDWCEPFPTYPRTYDLLHANGLLSHIASQGCSMIDLLFEMDRILRPEGWVILSDKLGPIEKARSLAIQIRWEARVIDLENGSDQRLLLCQKPFLRK; encoded by the exons ATGAGAAGCCCTTGGTTTAAGAAAATTTCTATCGTCTTTGGGCCTAGACCACCACTTAATTGGTTGCTTTTATGTGTTGTGATTGTCCTTTTGCTAGTTGCATTATTGGGGTCTTCTTCTTCAAGTGCCTTGAAATCTGTGACTTCTGTGGCAAAATCTGACACCTACAGAAAGTTAAAACAGCAAGCAACCAATGATTATCTGGAATTGAGGACTCTTTCTGCTGGGGCTAATAGGATAGAAGTTAGTCTTTGTGGAAAGGATAGAGAAAACTATGTGCCTTGTTACAATGTATCTGCAAATTTGCTAGCTGGATTTAAAGATGGGGAGGAGTTTGATCGGCATTGTGAAGTGTTGCAAGATAGACAGCATTGTTTGGTTCGTCCTCCCAAGGACTACAAAATTCCTTTGAATTGGCCTACAGGGAGGGATGTGATTTGGAGTGCAAATGTGAAATTGTCCAAAGACCAGTTTCTTTCATCTGGTACCAGGACAAAGAG GCTAATGTTAGTTgaagaaaatcaaatttcttttcaCTCGGATGATGGGACTGATGATGTCCAAGACTATTCCCACCTCATAGCAGAAATGATTGGACTCACTAGTGATACTGAATTCCATCAAGCTGGT GTTCGCACTGTTTTAGATATTGGATGTGGGTTCGGAAGCTTTGGGTCTCATTTACTCTCCCTCAATATAATGGCTGTTTGTGTAGCAGCATATGAATTGATGGGTAGCCAAGTCCAATTAGCCCTTGAGAGAGGTCTTCCAGCGATTATTGGCAACTTCATTTCAAGACAACTTCCGTTTCCATCACTAGCATATGACATGATTCACTGTTCTCAGTGTGGTATTGTGTGGGATGATAAAG ATGGATTGTTTCTTATCGAAGTTGATCGTATGCTTAAGCCTGGAGGTTACTTTGTTTTAACCTCACAAATTAGCAGGCAGTATGGAAGTTCTGTGAATCCCAAAAAAGGAAGCATGTCAACTCCAATTGAGGAATTTGCCCAAAACGTTTGTTGGAATTTGTTAGCAGAGCAAGAAGAAACATTCATCTGGCAGAAGACTACCGATGCTTTATGCTACACATCAAG CAGGCAGAAGAAAGTACCTCTTTGCAAAGGAGAGGACACCCAGCCATATTACCACCCACTGTCACACTGCATAAATGGAAAAAACAGCAAGCGTTGGAATCCCATTCAAAACAGATCTTCTGGTTCTCTAAGCTCCACAAAACTTGAAATTCATGGA GTTCATCCTGAAGATTTTTTTGAAGACTTGGAATTCTGGAGAGCTTCTTTGAGAAACTATTGGACTCTGCTCTCTCCTTTGATATTTTCTGATCATCCAAAAAGGCCGGGTGATGAAGATCCATTAGCTCCATACAATATGGTTCGTAATGTGATGGACATGAATGCTCATTTTGGGGGTCTAAATGCTGTATTACTCGAAGCTAGGAAATCAGTTTGGGTGATGAATGTTGTGCCAATGGGAGCACAAGATACATTAGCTCTCATCCTTGATCAGGGTTTTGCTGGTGTCTGGCATGACTG GTGTGAGCCATTTCCTACATATCCTCGGACGTATGACTTGCTTCATGCCAATGGCCTTCTCTCACACATTGCTTCACAAGGATGCAGTATGATAGATTTACTATTTGAGATGGACCGTATCCTACGCCCTGAG GGGTGGGTTATTCTTTCTGATAAATTGGGCCCCATAGAAAAAGCACGTAGTCTAGCTATACAGATTCGCTGGGAGGCCAGAGTAATTGATCTTGAGAACGGCAGTGACCAGCGCTTACTTTTATGCCAAAAGCCATTTCTAAGAAAATGA
- the LOC113718890 gene encoding probable methyltransferase PMT5 isoform X3, producing the protein MRSPWFKKISIVFGPRPPLNWLLLCVVIVLLLVALLGSSSSSALKSVTSVAKSDTYRKLKQQATNDYLELRTLSAGANRIEVSLCGKDRENYVPCYNVSANLLAGFKDGEEFDRHCEVLQDRQHCLVRPPKDYKIPLNWPTGRDVIWSANVKLSKDQFLSSGTRTKRLMLVEENQISFHSDDGTDDVQDYSHLIAEMIGLTSDTEFHQAGVRTVLDIGCGFGSFGSHLLSLNIMAVCVAAYELMGSQVQLALERGLPAIIGNFISRQLPFPSLAYDMIHCSQCGIVWDDKDGLFLIEVDRMLKPGGYFVLTSQISRQYGSSVNPKKGSMSTPIEEFAQNVCWNLLAEQEETFIWQKTTDALCYTSSRQKKVPLCKGEDTQPYYHPLSHCINGKNSKRWNPIQNRSSGSLSSTKLEIHGVHPEDFFEDLEFWRASLRNYWTLLSPLIFSDHPKRPGDEDPLAPYNMVRNVMDMNAHFGGLNAVLLEARKSVWVMNVVPMGAQDTLALILDQGFAGVWHDCAGVSHFLHILGRMTCFMPMAFSHTLLHKDAV; encoded by the exons ATGAGAAGCCCTTGGTTTAAGAAAATTTCTATCGTCTTTGGGCCTAGACCACCACTTAATTGGTTGCTTTTATGTGTTGTGATTGTCCTTTTGCTAGTTGCATTATTGGGGTCTTCTTCTTCAAGTGCCTTGAAATCTGTGACTTCTGTGGCAAAATCTGACACCTACAGAAAGTTAAAACAGCAAGCAACCAATGATTATCTGGAATTGAGGACTCTTTCTGCTGGGGCTAATAGGATAGAAGTTAGTCTTTGTGGAAAGGATAGAGAAAACTATGTGCCTTGTTACAATGTATCTGCAAATTTGCTAGCTGGATTTAAAGATGGGGAGGAGTTTGATCGGCATTGTGAAGTGTTGCAAGATAGACAGCATTGTTTGGTTCGTCCTCCCAAGGACTACAAAATTCCTTTGAATTGGCCTACAGGGAGGGATGTGATTTGGAGTGCAAATGTGAAATTGTCCAAAGACCAGTTTCTTTCATCTGGTACCAGGACAAAGAG GCTAATGTTAGTTgaagaaaatcaaatttcttttcaCTCGGATGATGGGACTGATGATGTCCAAGACTATTCCCACCTCATAGCAGAAATGATTGGACTCACTAGTGATACTGAATTCCATCAAGCTGGT GTTCGCACTGTTTTAGATATTGGATGTGGGTTCGGAAGCTTTGGGTCTCATTTACTCTCCCTCAATATAATGGCTGTTTGTGTAGCAGCATATGAATTGATGGGTAGCCAAGTCCAATTAGCCCTTGAGAGAGGTCTTCCAGCGATTATTGGCAACTTCATTTCAAGACAACTTCCGTTTCCATCACTAGCATATGACATGATTCACTGTTCTCAGTGTGGTATTGTGTGGGATGATAAAG ATGGATTGTTTCTTATCGAAGTTGATCGTATGCTTAAGCCTGGAGGTTACTTTGTTTTAACCTCACAAATTAGCAGGCAGTATGGAAGTTCTGTGAATCCCAAAAAAGGAAGCATGTCAACTCCAATTGAGGAATTTGCCCAAAACGTTTGTTGGAATTTGTTAGCAGAGCAAGAAGAAACATTCATCTGGCAGAAGACTACCGATGCTTTATGCTACACATCAAG CAGGCAGAAGAAAGTACCTCTTTGCAAAGGAGAGGACACCCAGCCATATTACCACCCACTGTCACACTGCATAAATGGAAAAAACAGCAAGCGTTGGAATCCCATTCAAAACAGATCTTCTGGTTCTCTAAGCTCCACAAAACTTGAAATTCATGGA GTTCATCCTGAAGATTTTTTTGAAGACTTGGAATTCTGGAGAGCTTCTTTGAGAAACTATTGGACTCTGCTCTCTCCTTTGATATTTTCTGATCATCCAAAAAGGCCGGGTGATGAAGATCCATTAGCTCCATACAATATGGTTCGTAATGTGATGGACATGAATGCTCATTTTGGGGGTCTAAATGCTGTATTACTCGAAGCTAGGAAATCAGTTTGGGTGATGAATGTTGTGCCAATGGGAGCACAAGATACATTAGCTCTCATCCTTGATCAGGGTTTTGCTGGTGTCTGGCATGACTG TGCAGGTGTGAGCCATTTCCTACATATCCTCGGACGTATGACTTGCTTCATGCCAATGGCCTTCTCTCACACATTGCTTCACAAGGATGCAGTATGA